CACCCAATCATTAAATTACttgtattaacatttaataaatagcactcattCTCctaaaactcagccccacatgcaattaatagcccccaaatcacccctGCATTAAATTAAAGGCCCCATCACTCCACCCAAAATAAACAGGCCACAATATCAAATTAAATAGCCACACCACCACTGCAcatataaattaatagcacccatgctCACTCCGCCATTAAATagcccacccacattacattaaaattGAGATCCCCCTGCTCCTTTCCTCCCTCAAGCACATTAGCTTCTTCCATTCGCGCTGTGTAGAACTCTTCTGTCTGCGCACATGGGAGAGCCCACCTGTCGGGGTGCATGTTCCATGTGACAGcaaaggagagaggaggaagcGAGCACTCACTGGAGGAGGAAGacacacacataggggaagggaggGATGAACGTATCATACGATCTTTGGCTACATGAAGTAGTCATGTCTTACACAGACAGTTTTAGGTATAACAGGCAGGCCCCCTAGTGAGCCCGAGCCCCTTATAtcgtaccccctgtacccccctgatgacgGCCCTGCCTATAGTGCACAAGTCCATCTCTTAAAGTGATTTTAGGGAGCATGCATATGTTGGTGGTTCCACTTTGTCAGAGGCACTGACAAAAGTAGAGTGTCATTGACTGAATGCCCAGCTACCTTGCAGCTTGTATTCTGCCCTgcctgcttctcctctgtagcttcttAGGAGCAGTGCAGGGGAGTGGAGTCCATCAACGTGGGAAGCTTGTATTCTGacctgtctgcttctcctctgtctctgtaGCTTCTTCGAAGCAGTGCAGGGGAGCGCAGCCCATCTGTGTGGGAAGCTTGTATTCTGCCCTGCCTGCTTCTCCTCCGTAGCTTCTTAGGAGCAGTGCAGGGGAACAGAGCCCATCCATGTGGGAAGCTTCTATTCTGCCCTGCCTGCTTCTTCTCTGTAGCTTCTTCGGAGCAGTGCAGGGCAGCGGAGTCTATTCATGTGGGATGCTTGTATTCTGCCCTgcctgcttctcctctgtagctaCTCCGAAGCAGTGCAGGGGAGTGGAGTCTATCcacttgtactggctcagcatcagggagaatgccggactcttcagggagtgagggaaatcacccctatttcagggagagttggcaagtatgataagaTAACAATGGGACAATGTGCTATTGGAATGTTGATCCTTCCCCTTCTTTCTCTTTCTGGATAAGAAAGCGTTGTGCAATAactgggttggggggggggggtgggttaaAATTTTAGCCTGAGGGGGCGAGACTTGgattagcagcctattaggtacattttaaagggaaaaaaaatgcaggtagcccagtccAAGCTAACTGCCCCACtaccccccagtccagcctgcccctggtggggATGAATTGCATTGTCACGTTCCCCACAGGAACATTTACATGTAGAGAAATGCcctatgacatacttgccaacatttccacgttggcttcagggagatcctgggagaggtgggcatgtgggggcggggcttgataagttgcatcattttggcaccgccccctaaacgattatcacaattttggccaagatgacgtgatatttgcatcattaagccctgccacttatctatagcgggggaaggttgccctgctctcccgggaagtctcccagaaatgcgggagtctcccagacattccgggagagtaggcaactatgcgttaaagaaaagcagctaatgaatctgtaGAGACTGAAGTGCCTTTTacttttctgtctccattactgaagtcatgttgtcttacctgtcagtctttgattaaatcttggtctccatgaaaatggccacctccataggcatcaatacatggacataggacacaatttctgaactgtgtcatcatgccacagatagtgaagccaaccacgtcttgtactggctcagcatcagggagaatgccagactcttcagggagtgcggGAGATCACCCCagtttcagggagtctccctgacatacagggagagttggcaagtatgccctatgATCATATTCAGTTAACAtggcatgctggggattgtagtgctccaaaaTCTGCTGAGGTAGTATCGCCTCAGTGATAAAGTGttgcatttaaatattttcacattGGAGGAATAATATGAGACAAGTCTACATGTATGTACCAGACTTTCAAATTGAATTGCTATTAATATATCTtaggtttattgtgcagaatttgtATTCAGGCCACAACATTATATACAGCCACTACTCGCCCTATATATCCATATCCCAGTAGCACAGAGAACAGCTCCTGTATTTCTCCATAAACTTCCATTTTATTCCATTATGAGCTGATTTGGCGCCAATCACACAGTGGTGATGACAACCTGCCTAGCTGGCAAACAAACGCTTCCATGGCAACAAGGCGGCCAATCACAGAGCCGTGTTACCGGCCGAGGCTGGTTTTGCCCTCAGCAAAGATGGCGGCACTGACCGTTCTTACTGATCCCATGCGCGTCTATGGTATAAGAGACGCACTCCGGAAGTACGGTGACGGCTACTCTCTATGGTTCCTGGAGGAGTTTCCTCTCTATGGTGGAGTGTCCAGCTGTCTTGCTGGAGGGTGAGGCTGGGGAGACACCGGGGTGTTAGTGAGAGGGGCAGTAAGGGAGCTCCGGGGTAAGTCATAGGAGTACGGGGGCTGCAGGACAACTGTGCTGGGGGTAAGAGGAATACACTTGGGGTGCATGAGTGACATAAAGGGGTGACACGCAAGAAGTAAGTTTATATAAGGCTGCAGGAGGTGACTAGGATCAGGGGGCAACTACAGGGCCATCATAGAGAGTAGGGGACATTGAGGGGTGCTTGCAATATAGAGAGTAGTGGGTGGTCATGTAGTGTGAGGGGGATCTTGCAAAAAGTAGGAAGGATGTATTGCAGAAAGTAGGGAGCAGTGAAGGGTGTATTGCAGAAAGTAGGGAGCAGTGAGGGCTGTTTTGCAGAAAGTAGGGAGCAGTGAGGGCTGTGTTGTAGGAAGCAGTGAGGGGAGTATTGCAGAAAGTAGGGAGCAGtgagggctgtgaggcagaaagtAGGGAGCAGTGAAGGGCGTGTTGCAGAAAGTAGGGAGCAGTGAGGGGTGTGAGGCAGAAAGTAGGGAGCAGTGAGGGGTGTGTTGCAGAAAGTAGGGAGCAGTGAGGGGCGTGTTGCAGAAAGTAGGGAGCGGTGGGGCGTGGGAAATAGTGGCCATAAGGTTTGGTGTGTGCGGCCAGGAAGATGTGGTTTATCTATGTGCTCAGCTGGCTGTCCCTGCTCATTCAGGTGGCCTTTGTCACCCTGGCAATAGGTGAGTTTTCACTACACAGCAACTATGACACTGTGATATATGATCATTGCTGTGCTATTGGCTAACCAGTAAGATTGACAGTGTGTAGATAAGAGATTAATATACAATACTGCTTCCCCTCCACTGTATTATTTCACAGTAATCAGGGTTTGTGTTTGTTTGACACACTTGCATGTAACATGTATGTCATTGTACTGATCTGCCCGTTTATACTGTCAATCAGCAAATTAGCATCATCTCCTTAGAGGTAAATGTGTATTCTTACCATGAGACTCCTAATTCATATGGATTACAGTCATTAGTACTGGGCACTACTGTTATTGGTTGCTTATAACTGGGCATTATGTTTAGTATATTATTGTCCCTTACTGCTGTTGGCGTTTTATTGGACATTCCCATTAGTATTGACATAATAATAGCACTACTGGCATTAAGTAGACTTTTTAATACTACTGGTTTATTAATGGGTGTTTATTTTACTGCTGGGACTTATTGCTGTCCCccgctactactgctgctgctgctggggtatATTGCTGACCCccgctactactgctgctgctgctggggcttATTGCTGGCCCCGGctattactactgctgctgctggggcttATTGCTGGCCCCGGctattactactgctgctgctggggtttaTTGCTTTCCCCTGCTACTACTGCTGGGGCTTATTGCTGGCCcccgctactgctgctgctgctggggcatATTGCTGGCCCCGGCTATTACTACTGCTACTGCTGGGGCTTGTTGCTGGCCCCGGCTATTACTACTGCTGGGGCTTATTGCTGGCCCCGGctattactactgctgctgctggggcttATTGCTGGCCCccgctactactgctgctgctggggcttATTGCTTTCCCccgctactactgctgctgctggggcttATTGCTGGCCCCCGCTACTACTGCTGGGGCTTATTGCTGTCCCccgctactactactgctgctgctggggcttATTGCTGGCCCCGGCTATTACTACTGCTGGGGCTTATTGCTGGCCCCCGCTACTACTGCTGCTGGGGCTTATTGCTGTCCCccgctactactactgctgctgctggggcttATTGCTGGCCCCCGCTACTACTGCTGGGGCTTATTGCTGGCCCccgctactactgctgctgctggggcttATTGCTGGCccctgctactgctgctgctggggcttATTGCTGGCCcccgctactgctgctgctggggcttATTGCTGGCCCccgctactactactactgctggggCTTATTGCTGGCCCCCgccgctactactactgctgctgctggggcttATTGCTGGCCcccgctactgctgctgctggggcttATTTCTGGCCCCCgccactactactgctgctgctggggcatAGGCACATTCCTGGCCCCCGCTACAACAGCTGCTGGCATTTCATTGGTCATTAGTTGTAATAGTGACATTTTCTAACGCATTcatcaaatacaataaataaaaaattgtcttATTGCTAGGCATTACTGTTGTTAGTTACCCGCGCCGCGGGTGGCCTGTGGGCGACCTTTCTTTTTCTTATAACATCCtaaaatattttgataaaaacaGTTTTATTAATGCATAAATACAATGCTGGTGCCGGCATTACACAGGGAAAGGGTCACTCCATAGAGTCTTATTAGTTGCTGGAGACAGAACTTCCATGATCCACTTGTGGGGATGACACATTGGACTGAAGCCAGACTGTGTGGTGTATAATGGGCAGAATAATCTTATTTAAACATTATAAGAAAGGAACAATAGTTCCTTTGCCAACAGTTTAATGTCACTCAGGCACACTTGCCCTGCTGGAGGAGGCATAAAGCTGTCATGAGGGTTATATTTCAGGGGGGGTCTGTACGTATATAGCAGGTACCACAGTGCTGTCCGTCTCTGTGGCATTCATATGGGCATTGGCCTTTAATGCATCCCATATGGAACGGCTGTATCAGCATTAACAGGAAAAATCTCGTCCAACCTGCCAGGTATCGCGTCTTCCTTATTGAAGAGATAGGATGGAGATTCAGTTAGTTATTAGGGGAGGATGCTTCCCCCAGTTGATTTGTAGTAATAGTAAGGAATAGCCTGAAGCTGTTTAGGGAGTTATTCACAGTGTGAAACACATGAGGGCAAACTTCCATCTATCAGTATTATGGGTCTACTAGAAGCATATTACATGGGTGGAGAGAGTATTAATAAATAGAAGAACCTGGGTCCTCTTGATCTTGTAATCCAAATCCTTGACATTCCAAAGAAAAAAGGCATTTACTAGGCAGAAATCCCATGACAGCCATAGTGTGAATATAGGAAGAATCTACTGACACAAGAAATAATGTGAACATGTAAACATCCCAACTCCCATCTGCTCCACATCGCAGGTTTAAGTCCTCGagaactataaataaataaacatgtgaatatataataactgAATCCGCCATGTAAAGAGATGTTCAGTCCAGAAATGTTCCTTAAGTTGGCCAAATAGGACCATTGTTTTCAAATAGCCTGCATAGATGAGGCGGGTCAGGGGCCACATAGGACCTGCCTGTACACAAGCCTGTGTGTTTGACACAAGTGTACCCAGCCATCTCCTAGGACCTTTATTATGGAGATGAAGACTACAGCATACCAGAGATCCAGGTCACAGAGGGGAACCCTGGCACTTGTTTGTATGAAATTATTTACTTTGGATGGCCATCTCATTTAAATATGTGGACAACGGTTAGAGATGAGGGTGACAGCTCCATGCCTGTCTCCCACTTATCATCTTCCCACAAATATAAAGCCGTCAAAAGTTTGTGAAGGCAGAGGGGAATTATAGAAGATTGTCATTGCACTAAGGACAGGATTGTGTGACAGTATGACCTTACTCTGCTGTCCTCTATTTTTAACCATTCTGCTTGGAGTCCTCTTTTACCACTTGGCCACCAGACACTCTCGGACTGCAAGTGTCAACTGCGTGTCAGTTGCAGAAGAGCATttcgctgccaccaccaggcgtTGTGTGGCTGCTGCAGCTCAAATTTGCTGGAGCCGGTAGCTGGTTCCTCGCAAACGCTTACTATCCATCAATGCTGCATGGTAGCTAGGTCAGAGGATTTCAGCAGATAATTGGTGTCATAAGAAGAGTTTATTGCTCATCTGTAGCCCTTAGAAGGACTGTTACAGGTCACTTTGAGGTAGTGACGGTGCACCTAGGTGGATGGCCAGGGTATACACCTTACAGGGGTTCTGCTGCCTTCTTATTTGCAGCTTTTACACAGGATTAATTTAAACGCTCCTCCTCCGATGCTGCTGTACTGCGTCTGCCGGCTGCCACTAAAATGCGACGGCTACCTGCCAACATGACTGGCGGGCATCACAAACGCAAAAGGCTTCTCTAGAACTGGATGAAGGAGGTTCAGTTGACAGTCCATCATTTATCCTAACATTTCTTGGctggtttaatattggtggctgacaaTCCGACTACCTTACTGTAATCACAAACTCTCCTCACCAGCGGCTGTAATCGTTATTCTGTTACCTTATatttacattcccccccccccacctaagcTTACATTATATgttggagctttataaataaaggataataattgtGTTcgttattgttttactgtgcagtGCTTCAAATCATTAGGAATAGAGGCTGATAAATACAATGAAAGTCATGCATTTATCAGATCCCTACTTGGAATGGATAATAAGTCACCATTTATCTTTGTTGTCATAGTGTCTGTTTTCTTTGAAGCCCTCAATCTATTGCAGCATAAACTGACGTCTTGTGTATATAATTGCTGGCACATGTTGCATTGGGGGTGATTATAATATTACAGAAGCAGACACAGTTGTATTGTGAAAATGTCTTTAACACATGTCTCCTCTTCTTACAGCTGCTGGTCTGTACTATTTAGCGGAACTTATAGAGGAATATACCGTAGCCACCAGTAGGATCATCAAGTACATGATCTGGGTAAGTTCAGCAGAATTCTCTAGTTTAGAACAAGATAATGCATGTTCCAGGGAGACTTCTCCTTAAAGATAATAAATCATTATTAGGTGGCTAAAGAACAGCTGTGCTTAATTGTCAGCTCGTGTGACCTGGGGCCGTCCTTTTCTGCAGCTAAGACCTAAAAAAGGGGTGTTTATAAGGACTGTGTCCAGGTAACTGTACAGGAAGGGGCTCTATAACTCATAGCGGCCAAACGTTTCACTTtctaaactgcaaaaaaaaaatgacaatctgGTTGCTGTACATTAAAACTGTGTTATCATATTTCCCCATTGCATTAGTCTCCTTGACTTAAGATCATTTGGTAGGGCAGATTTACTATCTACTATGTTATGTGCCAGCTGAGCGACATTGAGAACAGTTACGTTGTTTTACTAATTGACATCTGGGATTCAAAGAAAACAAATGCTCCCTTCTTGAAAGAGTCTGTTTCTTGCTCGAATAACTTCAGAACTGTTTCCCACCTCATTCACCCGCCTGTTGCCAATCACACAGCTGGGAATATTTCGGCATTTGCTTCTTtgatacaagtgtgtgtgtgtgaattaccCAGAATTAGGTCACATTCTACTAGAGACTCGGCAAGCGTTTGGTAGTTGTTGTTGAAGATTGAAAAGTGGGTCCTGAATGTCTGTTGTATTCAGTTTTCTACAGCTGTGCTAATTGGCCTGTACCTGTTCGAGAGGTTCCCCGGGGTAATGATTGGGGTCGGACTCTTCACCAACGTTGTATATTTTGGGCTTCTGCAGACGTTCCCCTTCATCATGCTGACCTCTCCCAACTTCATACTCTCCTGCGGTAAGTGCCGTGTATTACTGTAAAGTATTTCTGTGTTCACTTATCTCCTCCTGGAACCAGTAAGAGATTGGATGAGTAAACTGGCCCCATCTGGGTGTTTTGTACTCCTGATGTGCCTAATAAGTGTAATAACTTGGTGCCGTGTACACCAAACGGCACACACACCCCTCTGCAGGCACAGCACACTGTGCCGCTCAGTCTGTATTTAAGTCTGCCTGATAAGTGATAGTCTCCATTCTGACCTAAGCTCCAGGAGAACTGACATCCACCGTGAATATATGACCAGCTATAGTGATTAAACAGCCTCGTTATTGCATCTTGCCGCTAAATCTCTAATGTTTCTTGACAGCTCTCGTGGTGCTGAATCATTACTTGGCTTTCCAGTACTTTGCAGAAGAATATTATCCTTTCTCAGAGGTATGTAAACCCAGCCAGGCACAACACATGATGAGCACTTCCTTGCAGTATGAATTACTGTACAGTATTAGGATGCCGGACTACATTATATGCAGTTTATTTCTCACTATGAGGCACAGTTGAAAGTTCATGTGGCTTGTTCATGGAAGTAGAACTAAATTGACTAAGATACTGAAATGTTTAACCTCCTTTTTTTGACTGTCAGAAGCCATAAGGATCATTCAGAGTGGACAAAACGACTTATTACGTTATTGATTTTACTTGTGGCCTATGCATATTGGAGGTAGTCAGTGATCATTAGAACATTGGAACTGGTGAGACACAAAGTTCCTCAGTGACGTCCCATGTACATATTagactgtattctcatgaatatagaGTACAGTCCACCAAATTGCTGCCTATGTTGCTTGTAGATGATGGACAATAGACCTGGATGTGGTTCCAGTGGCAGAGAAGTATGTTGGCAGTTTTCGAAGTGTTCTGTCCGTATTGTCGCTAACAAAaaatattgtccgatgcgattaatgtggttccaaagcacagaagagatttaatagcaaaatttagcagaacacaataataatacaaagtacaaccgatacatatGCCACGCAgtcctggatccaggaacagtccgtCAAAGCTGATGTCTAATGGGAAACAAAGACCATTCCTGAATCAGAGGCTGCTTATAAGTTTAGGAAAAAATACTGATTATGTACAAAATATACATGGATAACACTAAGacaggtcttcattggtccagggtttacgatgttccagtagGCTGCAGGCAATAAGTCAGTTCTTTTGATCCCTTCTCAAAGGAGGGGTCTGCTCACTCCAACTGTTTGTGTATCTTCCCACCCAAGAAgcggtttaaactgacccataaacagagTGCTTTCGAGTATTAATCTTGTActgtccaacgatcgtcgcctctcttcccctctgattacctcctctcacgcacgtatccaagacttctcccgcgccgctcccctccattggaacaagctcccccgctccatcagaacttcccctaatctgtcctctttcaaacgaacattaaaaacccaccttgtccttaaagccttccagtctcatgcctaaacttccaccggtcggctacctctctttctcatcccttcttcccttctcccccttcctcgactccgtctccgtttctcccgtctctccgtctcatccatgtgtctgtctgtcctcccctccctttagattgttcgctcctttgagcagggctctcctaccttctgtttccatcacttttaactgcgctctccagctactcagctcacctcctctctaaccctctgccctctgtctcctctcgcttctctccgctcccctcagtgactctcaacctgtcatccgtgcccaccctcttgggccatagttacctgcctgtactcacttttcccctccctccctctctttcatgctgtgcctgagtccccagagttatagtgcttactgttacttgtactgcgctgtttcaccttgtactgtgccattgtttgtccttgtacggcgctacggatactttgtggcgccctataaataaaaattaataataataataatactgttcaTACCTAGCGACCGCTAGATGTGAATgctactctgttgaaaccggGTTTTCGCTGgtgaaatatggattaatattgAGACCaaactctatatatatttttttaggacctgaaccatgaacacctttactataatatctgtataaataacctttaattcatttattaaatagagTGTGGATTGGAACGTTTAGAAAATGTGTAGTGCGTGTGTTGTTCACCCGTGTGATTGCGTCATGAGACGTGGCGTACTAaccgcaatcacacggtaaaccAGAATTAGTTAATTTAGCCTTTTCCATCTAATTAATTTGACTTCCACAGAAGATTTGCAGATTTAGCAGTTAGTGCCCGGATGTGGTATGAGATACTATGGTTTCCCTGATTAGGTCACGTTCGTTTGCGCCCGTGTATGTATTACTGCTCTGCATTACCACAATCCTCTTTCTCCGGACACACACGGCTCCACAGGAGATTTAGTTGTAATCTGTCAAGGACACTTATTGCGGTAATTGGTCTGAACACCAGGCCTGTAATCGTGGCTGAGCTACTGCTGGAATTCTAGAGACCGGCTGAGCTAATTGGGACTATATCATGTCTATTGGGTGAGATACGCACTGTCGGGACCTCCGCTCATTGCAGTGTCCTTAATACACAGGTGCGGTATAATATATTCAGTGATGGTTGCAGCACGTTGTGTATCTTAGTGTTCTTTAATCAGCCTGATTATTTAAGTGTCTTTATCCAGTTCTGCATTATCCATTACATCCTAGCACAGTATACACATCTCCTGATTATGTGTTAAAccacaacagccaatcagaagtttgCCTTTACTGTCTTGCTTACACTTGTCAGAtacaagctaattgctgattggttgtccTGGTTTCAGTGCACAGTCAGCAATGTTTGCCGTTTACTGCTACCTATTGTACTTGTGTGGTCCGTGCAGCCACATGTAGGTTGACAGATGTGTCTGTCCGCAGGTTCTCGCCTATTTCACCTTCTGCCTCTGGCTCGTTCCATTCGCTTTCTTTGTGTCACTGTCTGCAGGGGAGAACGTGTTGCCATCCACGGTCCAACATGGAGGTGAGCGTTCCTTTTACTAAACAAAAGGGTTcggtttgcatgttttattatgtaCTAACTCTGTCCTATCTATAGTGTAAATACTATAGAGTACGGCCCGGGAAACTGCACATAACATTGTTTAGCTCAAAAAAGATCTACTCCCTCTACCATACGTCTCTGTGACCATTAAATAGTATAATCTATGAACCGTTGCATGCAATGTCCCAAGTTgttgtgtaataaaaatacaagTAACAGAAGTTTCCTTGGTGTGTACAAGTCTAATTGTTCTCTGTGCCCACAGATGACGTGGTGTCAAACTATTTTACGAAGGGTAAGAGAGGGAAACGCTCAGGAATTCTCATCATCTTCTCTTTCATCAAAGAGGCTATCCTGCCCAGCAGACAGAAAATGTACTGAGCTCAGTAGTTGTCGGGATAATTTGCTGGCAACTTGTGCAACGCAGCCATGTTGAATCACATGACGGAGCAAGCAAACAAGAGCAGGAatacaagaggggggggggggggtctttcgGACACTTTGAAAAGAGCAATATTTTATAATGAGTCTTTATCCAGGATGCTAAAGCTGCAAGGGGATGAGAACCTTGGCTGAATGTGACGAGCAGTGAGAACAGATGGCGTAGCAAGCAGGATCGGATCCAGTCGACCATTTCAGTCTATATCGCAGCGATATCTATGAACAGAAATTCTGCTTTTTAGAACTTATTCAGTGAGTAAACTTAGCAGAGTTTCTAATAGGAATAAtgaataaaactaaaaatatcaGATGCTACAGGGTATAGATCACAAGCTCtacttatttttaacaatttagtGCCAATAGAcgtgctgtttttttgttttttttggaagggggggggggggggttgtcactCAGATCTGCTgaaataaggtaaaaaaaaaaataattgtgttttcaGCATGGAGCATATTGGACTTTGCCAATTATTGTGAGTCTGCTGTAAAAGCCAGTTCTCCTGTGAAATAAAATCACTATTTCTTAGGGCTTATGTCTTTGTGGCAAAATGAACGTGTTTGACATGGAACAACATGGCTGTAGAGTAAAGGAATGTGGTTTTCAGAATCTTAACAAATGTCTATTAAAGTGTCTGTCTACAGTAGCTGCCTTCCAGTTAGCCACCAAGTATAGCTCCCAGCTTCTGGTAACAGCCGGGATATTAGGAGAGGAACCTGTTTGCTTAATAGGGAGCAGGAAATAAAGAGGAGCTTgtcctaaaggggggggggggggggccctcttCTTTAAGCTGCCTTTCACGTTGAGCTTCCCTCTGTAAAGATGCAGATTTGACGACAGAAGATGGCAAAACCCATGATTGGTGGTATGTGGTTTAATGTGCATAATCTAGACCAGTGATgagcaaactacggcccgcgaaccagatccggcccacttagaggttctatccggcccgccaatattttaaaaaatttcattaaaatatgcataaaattattagggccgaccctgtgtgtcggaaccttcatttttatgccttcccagctattacctccattacacttcatcctccttcctaaaagtacacttcatatgtcaatcactcaagaactatgtttaagaaagggttagacaaatttttagcggaaaggtgtatccagggatacgaccgttaatttaaaatgaaggttagtagtggatatagggtaataataggactgcaatattgagtctgggggattttcacaattgaaacagattggcggttgcttattctggattaatttcaaatataagtgctggatcgcaggagatccaaaataggttgaacttgatggactggtgtcttttttttcaacctcatcaactatgttatgtTACGATGttacctgcccgccccctaatggctgaaagtcatgtgagaagagatgggctgggccatatactaaggcggatttcgattggctgctgtgttgtcagttagtggctcaccagaaagacggatctgcaacaacctgctgtgtctgtacgatcgctgcacttgtagaggtaacactgctatataacaccctcccgtcccattcaaaacatttgtattatatatttcgatatttgagtttttttaataaattattttggcccacctaaagtttttctttatttggcccgctcctgaaaaagtttgcccatcactgatctagacgATCTGTTTACCGAATGTGTTAACCCCAGGGTttatttgcagggtattacatgcTGGGTGATCCGGGATCTAAGGTGCAGGGTATTACATGCTGGGTGATCCTGGATCTAAGGTGCTGGGTGATCCGGGATCTAAGGTGCAGGGTATTACGTGCTGGGTGAT
The Mixophyes fleayi isolate aMixFle1 chromosome 1, aMixFle1.hap1, whole genome shotgun sequence DNA segment above includes these coding regions:
- the TEX261 gene encoding protein TEX261, with the translated sequence MWFIYVLSWLSLLIQVAFVTLAIAAGLYYLAELIEEYTVATSRIIKYMIWFSTAVLIGLYLFERFPGVMIGVGLFTNVVYFGLLQTFPFIMLTSPNFILSCALVVLNHYLAFQYFAEEYYPFSEVLAYFTFCLWLVPFAFFVSLSAGENVLPSTVQHGDDVVSNYFTKGKRGKRSGILIIFSFIKEAILPSRQKMY